A stretch of the Chitinophagaceae bacterium genome encodes the following:
- a CDS encoding TlpA family protein disulfide reductase, protein MYMKRVIIVFISLLIHYTSFAVNNLKIDLDGVPDVNITLYGFQGFSTFKFDEGKTDENGTLKLTFDKDYKGAGFIDVDGQNQLLLILAEENIKITFNDIFNNFEVTFDSRENIEFENYIQERSITDAKLSGLKYVLPYYEESSSKRSLRFINNEIKNLKERQAKNLENLDKSLYVSYYIPIRTYVENIPVTINRYWHRVEQDLLYFHEIDFSDKRLLHSGILERLMENYVVLCESAGSGTPDLDSVYVLINAATDHLLATVEGEDDLLNLYANHLFNLFEKRSLFRAAEYLSNQMLDGACELESGLERKMQQYRAMKKGNPAPDVNFSSPVRGYESLHEIPGDYRLIVFWASWCNHCMEEIPSLYNMNSLLSENGVKVVSFPLEYDKESYNQVSSHFSDWLHYSDFKGWESESAELYYVFATPTIYLVDSEDNIYWRFNSVSHLESFLQNNMLKK, encoded by the coding sequence ATGTATATGAAGCGAGTAATTATTGTTTTTATCTCATTATTGATACACTACACATCATTTGCTGTCAATAATCTAAAAATTGATTTAGATGGAGTTCCCGATGTAAATATCACACTTTATGGGTTTCAGGGCTTTAGTACCTTCAAATTTGATGAAGGAAAAACTGATGAAAACGGTACTTTGAAATTAACTTTTGATAAGGATTATAAAGGCGCCGGTTTTATTGATGTAGACGGGCAAAATCAACTTTTACTGATATTGGCTGAAGAGAATATTAAAATCACCTTTAACGATATTTTTAACAATTTTGAGGTTACTTTTGATAGTCGTGAAAATATTGAATTTGAAAATTATATTCAGGAGAGAAGTATAACAGATGCAAAATTAAGTGGTTTGAAGTATGTATTGCCATACTATGAAGAGTCTTCTTCAAAAAGGTCTTTAAGATTTATTAATAACGAAATTAAGAACTTAAAAGAACGACAAGCTAAAAATTTAGAGAACCTTGATAAAAGTCTGTATGTATCTTACTATATACCTATCAGAACTTATGTTGAAAATATACCGGTTACTATCAACAGATACTGGCACCGGGTAGAACAGGATTTGTTATACTTTCATGAAATAGATTTTTCAGACAAAAGATTATTGCATTCCGGAATACTGGAAAGATTGATGGAGAATTATGTAGTTCTTTGCGAGTCGGCAGGTAGTGGAACTCCCGATTTGGATTCAGTTTATGTTTTAATAAATGCAGCAACAGATCATCTTTTGGCGACAGTAGAAGGGGAGGATGATTTATTAAATTTGTATGCGAATCATTTGTTCAATCTTTTTGAAAAGAGAAGCTTATTCAGGGCGGCAGAATATTTAAGTAATCAAATGTTGGATGGAGCTTGTGAATTAGAATCAGGCTTAGAGCGTAAAATGCAACAATACAGAGCAATGAAAAAGGGAAACCCGGCTCCGGATGTTAATTTTTCAAGCCCGGTAAGAGGATATGAAAGTTTACATGAGATACCCGGAGATTACAGATTGATTGTCTTTTGGGCAAGCTGGTGTAACCACTGTATGGAAGAAATTCCTTCACTTTACAATATGAATTCTTTATTAAGTGAAAATGGTGTAAAAGTAGTTAGTTTCCCACTTGAATATGACAAGGAAAGTTATAATCAGGTATCATCTCACTTTTCAGACTGGTTGCATTATTCAGATTTTAAAGGCTGGGAAAGTGAATCTGCTGAATTGTACTATGTTTTCGCTACCCCAACCATTTATTTAGTAGATTCAGAAGACAATATCTATTGGAGATTTAACTCAGTATCACATCTGGAATCATTTTTGCAGAATAATATGTTAAAAAAGTAG
- a CDS encoding acyl-CoA desaturase, with product MIIILFFIINWYMCIFIHSFFLHRYASHKQFEMSRGWEKFFYVLTWLFMGSNYLSAYAYGIMHRMHHAFADTDQDPHSPKYSKNLFDMMWQTRTIYNDINYGRIEVDPKFSSGAVQWSAFEKFADSWPNRLGWAFAIIGIYAFFATSWWLWLLLPVHLVMGPVQGAMVNWFSHKIGYRNFKVKDTSTNSLPFDFLLLGENYHNNHHKFGGRANFGGVRWHEIDITYQIIKVLNKINVIKLKKSPKRDIKPEIITSQKSA from the coding sequence ATGATCATTATTTTATTTTTTATCATCAATTGGTATATGTGTATTTTTATACACAGTTTTTTCCTCCATAGATATGCTTCTCATAAGCAATTTGAGATGAGCAGAGGGTGGGAGAAATTTTTCTATGTACTTACCTGGCTATTTATGGGTAGTAATTATTTAAGTGCTTATGCTTATGGTATAATGCACAGAATGCATCATGCTTTTGCAGATACGGATCAAGATCCCCATTCACCCAAGTACAGTAAGAATTTATTTGACATGATGTGGCAAACCAGAACTATCTATAATGATATTAATTATGGAAGAATTGAAGTTGACCCAAAATTCTCTTCCGGAGCTGTTCAATGGAGTGCTTTTGAAAAATTTGCCGATTCCTGGCCAAACCGATTAGGTTGGGCTTTTGCAATTATTGGTATTTATGCATTTTTTGCAACATCTTGGTGGCTTTGGTTATTACTTCCGGTGCATTTAGTAATGGGACCTGTTCAGGGAGCCATGGTAAACTGGTTTAGTCATAAAATTGGATATCGTAATTTTAAAGTTAAAGATACGAGTACGAATTCATTACCCTTTGATTTCTTATTGTTAGGTGAAAATTATCATAATAATCATCATAAATTTGGTGGAAGAGCAAATTTTGGAGGAGTTCGGTGGCATGAAATTGACATCACTTATCAAATCATTAAAGTCTTAAACAAGATTAATGTAATTAAACTGAAGAAATCACCTAAACGTGATATTAAACCTGAGATAATTACATCTCAAAAGTCTGCATAA
- a CDS encoding sigma-70 family RNA polymerase sigma factor, with product MTAEKAYNNYYSLLYSIAYQFLKSKEDAEDIVQETFLKWMKVDKENVQNSKAYLIKAVKNACINFLEDIKRKKVEALAEINFQISNYQLNIENSYSEMEKELTEVYANMLKKLNSKEQAVFVLKSSFNFSYNDITELIGTTSENARKIFQRAKVRMQDDAQRFEYDKNTFKSFFPSFFKAYKYGDVCDYINVLKSDFSNWMDKKNPQS from the coding sequence ATGACTGCCGAAAAAGCCTATAATAATTATTATAGTTTATTGTATTCAATAGCCTATCAGTTTCTTAAATCAAAGGAAGATGCTGAGGATATAGTACAGGAAACTTTTTTAAAGTGGATGAAAGTTGATAAAGAAAATGTTCAAAATAGCAAAGCATATCTTATTAAAGCGGTAAAAAATGCTTGCATCAATTTTTTAGAAGATATTAAAAGAAAAAAAGTTGAAGCTTTGGCAGAAATAAATTTCCAGATAAGTAATTATCAGCTAAATATTGAAAACAGCTATAGTGAAATGGAAAAGGAATTAACAGAAGTTTATGCAAATATGTTAAAGAAGTTAAATTCTAAGGAGCAAGCTGTTTTTGTGTTAAAATCATCGTTTAACTTCAGTTATAATGATATCACGGAGTTGATAGGAACTACCAGTGAAAATGCACGTAAAATTTTCCAAAGAGCAAAAGTCAGGATGCAGGATGATGCACAGAGATTCGAATACGATAAAAATACCTTTAAAAGCTTTTTTCCTTCTTTTTTTAAGGCGTATAAATATGGTGATGTCTGTGACTATATTAATGTATTAAAAAGCGATTTTTCAAATTGGATGGACAAGAAAAATCCTCAGTCCTAA